The Falsibacillus pallidus genome contains the following window.
AAGGTGATAGATTCGAAGATTTTATCATATCCGCTCTCATATCTTATCAAACTTGGGATGAAAGTTATTTCAGACGGAGGTTCGAGTGAAGAAGCTGTTGAAGTAATAGGGGATTTATTGAAATCAAATGAAACTTATGTACTTGTCGGAAGTATAGAACAGCTTCATAGAAGCGGGCGAATGAATGGGCTTCAATTTTTCATTGGCAGCTTTATGAATATCAAGCCGATCATTTCCATTTCAGATGGACAATTGCTTGTAAAGGAAAAGGTGCGGAGCGGAAAAAAAGGGTTAGAAAAAATGGCGGATTATATAAAAGATTCTTCTGATAAAGGGGCTATTAAGGAAATCTTTATTTTATATGGTCTCCATGATGAAGAAGCTTTAAAATGGAAGAATAATATTAAGGTGATGTTTCCTGTTGTTAAATGTTCAATACATCCACTCGGGGCGGTCATCGGTCTGCATGCAGGCGAACATACATTAGGAATCAGCTGGTTCTGTGAAAGTTAATCAATTTATTTCAACTTAAAACGTAAAAGCTGGCAAATGCCGGCTTTTTTTATCGTTTATGAAATTATAAAAATGTTACCTTGTAGATAACTTTAAAGTAAGTTAATCTACGTCCAGCTCCAGCGCCTAGCCCCTCGAGTCATAAGCCGTACCTCTACGGAAATCAGGATTTCCTTCGAGTTCCGTCTTATGCTGGTCGGGTCTGATCGAGGCGCTTGCGCTTTTGTTCTGTCAAAAAGTATGAAGTTGTTAAAGGCTAAGGGGATAACATGATAAAATATGATCAAGGAAGTGGTTTGATAATGAAAGATTGTATCAGGAAGACAGAGGAATTTGTGAAGAGCTGTCTAAAAGGTGATTCATCAGGACATGACTGGCATCATATTGACAGGGTCAGGAAAATGGCGCTTCACATCGCAGATCAAGAAAACGAAGGCGATCGTTTTATTATAGAGATGGCCGCTCTTTTGCATGATATTCCCGATGAGAAGCTGAATGAGGATATAGAAAAAGGGAAAAGGATCCTTTCGGAATGGATTGATTCCTGTTCTTTGCAGAAAGAACAGGAACAGCACATCCTTGAAATCATTTACAGCATTTCTTTCAATGGCGGCCATGAAGCAGAATTGAATTCAGTGGAAGCAATGATTGTAAGGGATGCAGATCGCCTGGATGCTATCGGAGCGATAGGGATTGCCCGGACTTTTGCATACGGTGGAAAGAAAGGATCGCCCATGTATGATCCTGCCATCAATGTCAGAAAGAATATGACGAAAGAGGAGTACCGCCAAGGGAAATCTTCCTCAATACATCATTTTTATGAAAAACTATTAGTGCTTCAAGAAAAAATGATGACCAATACAGCGAAAGAAATCGCTAATGAGCGCCATCATTTCATGGAACAATTTTTAGAGCAATTTTATAAAGAATGGAATGGTTATGAATGAAAATGTTCTCAGTTGA
Protein-coding sequences here:
- a CDS encoding DegV family protein — translated: MKIAWVTDSTVCLDEELSSHPDLYVLPMTILLDEEEYLDGVTLGPVELYEKLKGLKNAPKSSQPSVGSFVELYSKLKDEYDSIISIHVSSHLSGTYSTAVQAANMIDHPIKVIDSKILSYPLSYLIKLGMKVISDGGSSEEAVEVIGDLLKSNETYVLVGSIEQLHRSGRMNGLQFFIGSFMNIKPIISISDGQLLVKEKVRSGKKGLEKMADYIKDSSDKGAIKEIFILYGLHDEEALKWKNNIKVMFPVVKCSIHPLGAVIGLHAGEHTLGISWFCES
- a CDS encoding HD domain-containing protein; amino-acid sequence: MIKYDQGSGLIMKDCIRKTEEFVKSCLKGDSSGHDWHHIDRVRKMALHIADQENEGDRFIIEMAALLHDIPDEKLNEDIEKGKRILSEWIDSCSLQKEQEQHILEIIYSISFNGGHEAELNSVEAMIVRDADRLDAIGAIGIARTFAYGGKKGSPMYDPAINVRKNMTKEEYRQGKSSSIHHFYEKLLVLQEKMMTNTAKEIANERHHFMEQFLEQFYKEWNGYE